The following proteins come from a genomic window of Aquimarina sp. MAR_2010_214:
- the nadB gene encoding L-aspartate oxidase produces the protein MISVDYLVIGSGAAGLTFAVKIAEKFKNKRVCIVTKADDDESNTKYAQGGVAVVLDAEEDSFQKHIQDTLIAGDGLCDSAVVKMVVKEGPKRLNDLIQWGANFDLDYNGNLDLGKEGGHSEYRIVHHKDITGREIETALLNRIHQLPNVNILSHHFAIDLITEHQLQIQDREHISCYGVYTLNQKTGEIKTIKATVTLLATGGIGKVYGHTTNPVIATGDGIAMAYRAKARIRDMEFVQFHPTALYEDNDGQSFLISEAVRGFGAYLRNKNGHRFMLDYDERGELASRDIVSKSIDNELKKSGDSSVYLDCTHLQINDFKKHFPTIYKKCMANHIDIEKDWIPVVPASHYLCGGIEVNKDGMTSIQNLFACGECSRTGLHGANRLASNSLLEALVYAHNSYQYLCSNVVQSVSLAIPDWNDQGTHVNKEHIIIKHNTRQLQALMRDYVGIVRSNHRLTKAKEHLDVMYREVEELYKDSKVNTSLCELRNMINIAHLIIGQSLERKENKGGYFNIDNSTSPEILEIQNP, from the coding sequence ATGATATCTGTAGATTATTTAGTAATTGGATCAGGTGCTGCCGGATTAACTTTTGCAGTTAAAATAGCAGAAAAATTTAAAAACAAAAGGGTTTGTATCGTAACAAAAGCCGATGATGACGAATCTAATACAAAATATGCCCAGGGAGGAGTAGCAGTGGTATTAGATGCCGAAGAAGACTCTTTTCAAAAACATATACAAGATACTTTGATTGCTGGTGATGGTTTGTGCGATTCTGCAGTCGTTAAAATGGTGGTTAAAGAAGGCCCAAAAAGACTTAATGATTTAATACAATGGGGAGCTAATTTTGATTTAGATTATAACGGAAATTTAGATCTAGGTAAAGAAGGAGGACACTCAGAATATCGTATTGTTCATCATAAAGATATTACAGGTCGCGAAATAGAAACTGCATTACTAAATCGTATTCATCAATTGCCTAACGTTAATATATTAAGTCATCATTTTGCAATTGATCTAATTACAGAACATCAATTGCAAATACAAGATCGTGAACATATTTCTTGTTATGGAGTCTATACTCTGAATCAAAAAACTGGAGAAATAAAAACGATAAAAGCCACCGTTACATTGTTAGCAACAGGAGGTATTGGTAAAGTATACGGTCATACTACTAATCCTGTTATTGCAACTGGTGATGGAATTGCAATGGCCTATAGGGCAAAAGCAAGAATTAGAGATATGGAGTTTGTTCAGTTTCATCCAACAGCATTATATGAAGATAACGATGGACAATCTTTCCTGATTTCTGAAGCAGTAAGAGGTTTTGGAGCCTATCTAAGAAATAAAAACGGTCATAGGTTTATGCTGGATTATGATGAAAGAGGAGAACTTGCTTCACGAGATATTGTTTCAAAAAGTATAGATAACGAGCTTAAAAAATCAGGAGATTCTAGTGTCTATTTAGACTGTACTCATCTTCAGATAAATGATTTTAAAAAACACTTCCCTACAATTTATAAAAAATGCATGGCCAATCATATCGACATAGAAAAAGATTGGATTCCGGTAGTTCCGGCATCACATTATTTATGTGGTGGTATTGAGGTTAATAAAGATGGTATGACATCTATTCAAAATTTATTTGCCTGTGGAGAATGTTCGAGAACAGGTTTACATGGAGCAAACCGGTTAGCTTCAAACTCTTTACTAGAAGCCTTGGTATATGCGCATAATAGTTACCAATACCTTTGTTCTAATGTTGTACAATCGGTTTCATTAGCAATTCCCGATTGGAATGATCAGGGAACTCATGTTAATAAAGAACACATCATCATAAAACATAATACCAGACAATTACAAGCCTTGATGAGAGACTATGTTGGTATTGTGCGTAGTAATCACCGTTTGACAAAAGCTAAAGAACATTTAGATGTAATGTATAGAGAAGTAGAAGAATTATATAAGGATTCGAAGGTAAATACGTCATTATGCGAATTACGAAACATGATTAATATTGCGCATTTGATTATCGGACAATCTTTAGAAAGAAAAGAAAATAAAGGAGGATATTTTAATATAGATAATAGTACTTCTCCAGAAATTTTAGAAATACAGAACCCTTAA
- the nadA gene encoding quinolinate synthase NadA: protein MIKVELKEKINNIKKEKNAVILAHYYQRPEIQEVADYVGDSLGLSQKAAEIDADIIVFAGVHFMAETAKILNPSKKVVLPDLTAGCSLADSCPPDAFGSFVRSHPNHVVITYINCSAEIKAMSDLVCTSSNALKIVESVPKDTPIIFAPDKNLGKYIIKQTGRDMILWDGSCIVHEAFCIDKLLDLYQDNPGSVIIAHPESEEHILKTAKYVGSTAGMINYVKEHPKEKFIVATEAGILHEMKKEVPNTVLIPAPAEEDNTCACSECSYMKVNTLQKLYDCLLNETPEINVAEDIRKKALTPIVRMLDLSK from the coding sequence ATGATAAAAGTGGAGCTAAAAGAAAAAATAAATAACATAAAGAAAGAGAAAAATGCTGTAATCCTTGCACATTATTATCAACGGCCAGAAATACAGGAGGTTGCTGATTATGTGGGGGATAGTTTAGGATTATCTCAAAAAGCAGCAGAAATTGATGCAGATATTATTGTCTTTGCAGGTGTGCACTTTATGGCAGAGACTGCAAAAATTCTTAATCCATCAAAAAAAGTAGTATTGCCAGATTTAACTGCCGGGTGTTCATTAGCAGATTCGTGTCCCCCTGATGCATTTGGTTCTTTTGTAAGATCACACCCTAATCATGTTGTGATTACTTATATCAATTGTTCGGCAGAAATTAAAGCAATGAGTGATTTGGTTTGTACCTCTTCTAATGCGCTTAAAATTGTAGAATCAGTACCAAAGGATACACCTATCATTTTTGCTCCGGATAAAAACCTGGGTAAATACATCATAAAACAAACCGGTAGAGACATGATACTTTGGGACGGTAGTTGCATAGTACATGAAGCATTTTGCATTGATAAATTGCTGGATTTATATCAAGATAATCCAGGGTCGGTGATTATAGCGCATCCTGAATCTGAAGAACATATTTTGAAAACCGCAAAGTATGTAGGTTCTACTGCCGGGATGATAAATTATGTAAAAGAACATCCAAAAGAGAAATTTATAGTAGCTACTGAAGCAGGTATTTTACATGAAATGAAAAAAGAAGTACCCAATACAGTATTGATTCCGGCTCCAGCCGAGGAGGATAATACTTGTGCTTGTAGTGAGTGTAGTTATATGAAAGTAAATACACTTCAGAAATTATATGACTGTCTACTTAATGAAACTCCCGAAATAAATGTAGCAGAAGATATAAGAAAAAAAGCTTTAACTCCTATTGTACGAATGTTAGACCTCTCTAAATAA
- a CDS encoding discoidin domain-containing protein: MKKILSKVFLSMVLLLFLFGNGYAQTNDTTPKNRIAIPPPYDYSDNVPHSVNHPGSDKIPLSKVPMFVSIGWDDNAISGDPLSKKLKPGTKDSIPRHKNGGMKWILDFLAGLQNHEGVGNKRTYDGTYAKNTFLNTSRPITEWVWEDSKYVRKALRRAMEEGHEVGNHTRTHLKKPLNGKTMTVDQWRKEIKDCTDDFKKPYPEQGVGLTRLFGFRAPRYEFNNNTYTVLKEQGIMYDCSGYGGSKEHTVADGRHYYWPYTMDNGLPGKRNLKHPGIWRMPKHGLIDSITGKKRSSTDYTLLNGKNGMNYDEFLGALKRTLDERMKGNKAPFIFGGHTEIYTDGAGFLNDKSPTSEAERRKAIEKFLIYANKFDDVRIVSTKQILDWVRNPVALDDLSDNHEPPNNSQMEAIDAPAAPTNLSATSNSNSQINITWTDNSINESKFIVERSADGASGWKNVAELKKDATNYLDTGLTANTTYYYRVKAKNFGGDSKYSNTANVTTLSRGTVPAAPTSLKTVSAISTQIELNWTDNANNEDSFRIERSANGTSGWTSVGTTAINVSSYTDKGLSSNTTYYYRVRAENTIGNSTYSNTVNGTTTAGNIALGKTATASSLETPSFKANLAVDGKDTTRWASKEKVDPQWISIDLGGVATIERVVLNWEAAYAKKYEIKVSNDGTTWTTLYATSTGDGGIDDLSISGTGRYIRMYGTARGTSYGYSLHEFEVYGTIGEGTAPKAPTNLSATVVSKSQIDLSWTDNANDEDLFRIERSANGTSGWTSVGTTTANATSYSDTGLTANTTYHYRVRAESATGNSSYSNPVNATTSSDGTPSVGNIALKKRAVASSLETRKFPASYAVDGDKNSRWASTEKHDPEWIYVDLEGVATIERVVLNWEAAYAKKYRIEVSNDGNIWTSIYETSTGDGGIDDLNISGTGRYIRMYGTARGTPYGYSLHEFEVYGTYGNRAQNRSELLSTIKVKTYPNPFTNDINYEFDLKERTHVTLKLFSLKGAEIDVIIDKVLPAGNHIVKYDGSSLSSGVYIYKMQLDKGKTIYNYLIK; encoded by the coding sequence ATGAAAAAAATATTATCAAAAGTTTTTTTATCAATGGTGTTACTTCTATTTCTTTTTGGGAATGGATACGCACAAACAAATGATACCACACCTAAAAACAGAATAGCTATACCACCACCATACGACTATTCTGATAATGTCCCACATTCAGTTAATCATCCAGGTAGTGATAAAATACCGTTATCAAAAGTTCCTATGTTTGTATCTATAGGCTGGGATGATAACGCAATTTCTGGAGATCCTCTTAGTAAAAAATTAAAACCAGGTACCAAGGATAGTATACCGCGTCACAAAAATGGAGGGATGAAATGGATACTTGATTTTCTTGCAGGACTACAAAATCATGAAGGAGTTGGTAATAAAAGAACCTATGATGGCACATATGCCAAGAATACTTTTCTAAATACCTCACGCCCTATTACCGAATGGGTCTGGGAAGATTCCAAATATGTACGTAAAGCTTTGAGAAGAGCTATGGAAGAAGGGCACGAAGTAGGAAATCATACCCGTACACATTTAAAAAAACCTCTGAATGGTAAGACCATGACAGTAGATCAATGGAGAAAAGAAATCAAGGATTGTACTGATGATTTTAAGAAACCTTATCCAGAACAAGGTGTTGGTCTTACTCGCTTATTTGGATTTAGAGCCCCACGCTACGAATTTAATAACAATACCTATACTGTATTAAAAGAGCAGGGGATAATGTATGACTGCAGCGGTTATGGAGGCAGTAAAGAACATACTGTGGCAGATGGGAGACATTATTATTGGCCATATACTATGGATAATGGTCTGCCAGGAAAAAGAAATCTTAAACACCCTGGTATATGGAGAATGCCTAAACATGGTCTCATAGATTCAATAACAGGTAAGAAACGTTCATCTACTGATTATACTTTACTGAATGGTAAGAACGGGATGAATTATGATGAGTTTTTGGGAGCCTTAAAGCGTACGCTTGATGAGCGAATGAAAGGTAACAAGGCTCCATTTATATTTGGAGGACATACAGAAATATATACAGATGGAGCTGGTTTTCTTAACGATAAAAGCCCAACATCAGAAGCAGAAAGGAGAAAAGCTATTGAGAAATTTTTGATCTATGCCAATAAGTTTGATGATGTTAGAATTGTTAGTACCAAGCAAATCCTTGATTGGGTTCGTAATCCGGTAGCATTAGATGATTTGTCAGACAATCATGAGCCGCCTAATAATAGCCAAATGGAGGCTATTGATGCACCTGCAGCGCCTACTAATTTATCAGCAACGTCTAATTCTAATAGTCAGATTAATATCACCTGGACGGATAATTCTATAAATGAAAGTAAATTTATAGTAGAACGTTCTGCAGATGGAGCTAGTGGATGGAAAAATGTTGCTGAACTAAAAAAAGATGCAACGAACTATCTAGATACTGGTTTAACTGCGAATACCACTTATTATTACAGGGTAAAGGCCAAGAATTTTGGAGGAGATTCTAAGTATTCTAATACCGCTAATGTAACTACTCTTAGTCGTGGTACTGTCCCTGCAGCGCCAACCAGTCTAAAAACTGTCTCTGCTATAAGTACCCAGATTGAATTGAATTGGACAGATAATGCTAATAATGAAGATTCATTTAGAATAGAACGTTCTGCAAATGGCACTAGTGGTTGGACATCTGTTGGTACCACTGCTATAAATGTAAGTTCATATACCGATAAAGGCCTCTCATCTAATACGACCTACTACTATAGAGTAAGAGCCGAAAATACTATAGGAAACTCTACATATTCTAATACAGTTAATGGAACGACCACAGCAGGAAATATAGCCCTTGGTAAAACAGCCACTGCTTCATCTTTAGAGACACCAAGTTTCAAAGCTAATCTTGCTGTTGATGGGAAAGATACTACCCGTTGGGCTTCTAAAGAAAAAGTTGACCCTCAGTGGATTTCTATTGACTTAGGAGGCGTTGCCACTATTGAGCGGGTAGTTTTAAATTGGGAAGCTGCCTATGCAAAAAAGTATGAAATTAAAGTTTCAAACGATGGCACAACGTGGACAACACTATATGCTACATCGACTGGAGATGGAGGAATAGATGATCTAAGTATTTCTGGAACAGGACGATATATTAGAATGTATGGTACTGCCAGAGGAACTTCTTATGGGTACTCATTACATGAATTTGAAGTGTACGGTACTATTGGAGAAGGAACAGCTCCAAAAGCACCTACTAATTTATCAGCAACTGTTGTTTCAAAAAGCCAGATTGATTTAAGTTGGACAGATAATGCTAATGATGAAGATTTATTTAGAATAGAACGTTCGGCGAATGGTACTAGTGGTTGGACATCTGTTGGGACCACTACAGCAAATGCAACTTCATATTCTGATACCGGTCTTACTGCCAATACAACCTACCATTACAGAGTAAGAGCTGAGAGTGCGACTGGTAATTCTTCGTATTCGAATCCTGTTAATGCAACCACTTCGTCAGATGGAACTCCTTCTGTAGGGAATATAGCCCTTAAAAAAAGAGCTGTTGCGTCATCTTTAGAAACACGCAAGTTCCCAGCTTCTTATGCAGTTGATGGTGACAAAAATTCACGTTGGGCCTCTACAGAAAAACATGATCCTGAATGGATTTATGTTGATTTGGAAGGAGTTGCCACTATCGAGCGGGTAGTTCTAAATTGGGAAGCCGCTTATGCAAAAAAGTATCGTATTGAAGTTTCAAATGATGGCAATATATGGACATCAATATATGAAACATCGACTGGAGATGGAGGAATAGATGACTTAAATATTTCTGGAACTGGACGATATATTAGAATGTACGGCACGGCAAGAGGAACTCCTTATGGATATTCATTACATGAATTTGAAGTGTATGGTACCTATGGAAATAGAGCACAAAATAGGTCGGAGCTATTAAGTACTATAAAGGTAAAAACATATCCAAATCCTTTTACCAATGATATTAATTATGAATTTGATCTGAAAGAAAGAACTCATGTAACTTTGAAATTGTTTTCCTTAAAGGGAGCTGAGATCGATGTAATAATTGACAAAGTTCTACCAGCAGGAAACCACATTGTTAAATATGATGGGAGTTCCTTAAGTAGTGGTGTTTATATATATAAAATGCAACTAGATAAAGGAAAGACCATTTATAACTATTTGATCAAATAA
- a CDS encoding TonB-dependent receptor, protein MKTSIRVTSLYKILRAPFKRVNTLWYILLFQIIPCWISAQEEIPNKEADSIMSVNLEEVILISARKELDYQKQPKPLSSLDEYLELSQKVGMIKRGAYAWEPALNNMTSERLSVTIDGMRIFGACTDKMDPITSYVDVSNLAKAHVASGQQGSEYGNCIGGAIDLELDKSNFRETGFKASLEDGFETNNQLVVLGAEANYSNSDFYVDGDIIYRKAENYTAGNGEEINFSQYTKYNISVNGGYKIDEDRALTATAIYDEARDVGYPALPMDVSLARAIIASVGFEQSTIGVFSDWKSKVYFNKVTHVMDDSKRPDVPIRMDMPGWSDTYGFFSEVNLKTKKQHFLMKWDGFYNKSLAEMTMYPNNPNENPMFMLTWPDVRTWNTGLYAEDKMSFKKSSLKLSARLAVQNNNVADEFGLNSLRIFYPDMEESKTRFLKSASLQYHKHLEPIHINAGLSYGERAPSVSEGYGFYLFNSFDNHDYIGDPNLKNEQSIEANAKISLEKSKLKIALEGNVFRMPNYIIGEVNESLSTMTIGADGVKIYENLEYADLINVSLSTEYKILPELAWSASVSYHQGKDDTDRNLPFISPVSYRSGIKYNKNSFSGEVTMKGAGDQTNFNPEFGEDKTSAYTIFSLTLGKTFYIANDVVYAKAGVENIFDEYYSTYADWKNVPRMGRNFFITLSYKIN, encoded by the coding sequence ATGAAAACCAGTATTAGGGTGACCTCTTTGTATAAGATATTGAGGGCACCGTTTAAAAGGGTAAATACCCTATGGTATATCCTGCTTTTTCAAATTATCCCCTGTTGGATTAGTGCTCAGGAAGAAATCCCTAATAAAGAGGCAGATAGTATTATGTCTGTCAATTTAGAAGAAGTGATTTTGATATCTGCAAGGAAAGAATTGGATTATCAAAAACAACCTAAACCATTATCCTCGTTGGATGAATACCTAGAGCTTTCGCAAAAAGTGGGTATGATAAAACGAGGAGCCTATGCCTGGGAACCTGCACTAAATAATATGACATCAGAAAGGCTCTCGGTTACTATAGATGGGATGCGAATCTTTGGTGCATGTACTGATAAAATGGATCCTATAACCTCGTATGTAGATGTGTCTAATCTAGCCAAAGCACATGTTGCATCTGGACAACAAGGATCAGAATACGGAAACTGTATAGGAGGCGCAATAGATCTGGAGTTGGATAAAAGTAATTTTAGAGAAACAGGATTTAAAGCAAGTTTAGAAGACGGATTTGAAACCAATAACCAATTAGTGGTTTTAGGAGCAGAAGCGAATTATTCAAATTCTGATTTTTATGTAGATGGAGATATCATTTATCGCAAAGCGGAAAATTATACTGCAGGAAACGGCGAGGAAATTAATTTTTCTCAATACACAAAGTATAACATTTCTGTAAACGGAGGGTATAAGATTGATGAGGATAGAGCACTCACAGCAACTGCAATTTATGATGAGGCACGAGATGTAGGGTATCCTGCCTTACCCATGGATGTTTCTTTGGCACGTGCAATTATTGCATCTGTTGGTTTTGAACAAAGTACTATTGGTGTGTTTAGCGATTGGAAGTCTAAAGTGTACTTTAATAAAGTTACTCATGTGATGGATGATTCTAAAAGACCAGATGTACCTATTCGAATGGATATGCCGGGATGGAGTGATACATATGGGTTTTTCTCTGAAGTGAATCTAAAAACCAAAAAACAACACTTTTTGATGAAATGGGATGGGTTTTATAATAAGTCTCTTGCAGAAATGACAATGTACCCAAATAACCCCAATGAGAACCCCATGTTTATGCTTACTTGGCCCGATGTACGAACTTGGAATACAGGTTTATATGCAGAAGATAAGATGAGCTTTAAAAAAAGTTCTTTAAAACTATCTGCAAGATTAGCAGTGCAAAATAATAATGTAGCTGATGAATTTGGACTTAATAGTCTCAGAATCTTTTATCCAGATATGGAAGAATCTAAAACAAGGTTTCTTAAAAGTGCTTCGCTTCAATATCATAAACATTTAGAACCCATTCACATCAATGCAGGACTATCCTATGGAGAACGTGCACCATCGGTATCAGAAGGGTATGGATTTTATCTTTTTAATAGTTTTGATAATCACGATTATATTGGTGATCCAAACCTAAAAAATGAACAATCTATAGAGGCTAATGCTAAAATTTCTTTAGAAAAATCGAAACTAAAAATTGCTCTGGAAGGAAATGTTTTTCGAATGCCAAATTACATTATTGGAGAGGTAAATGAATCGCTAAGTACTATGACAATTGGGGCAGATGGAGTAAAAATATACGAAAATCTAGAGTATGCTGATTTGATTAATGTGTCTTTGAGTACAGAATACAAAATCCTACCAGAACTTGCATGGTCTGCTTCAGTATCCTACCATCAGGGAAAAGATGATACCGATCGTAATTTGCCTTTTATAAGTCCTGTATCATATCGGTCTGGTATTAAATATAATAAGAACAGTTTTTCAGGAGAAGTTACCATGAAAGGTGCTGGAGATCAAACAAATTTTAATCCAGAATTTGGTGAAGATAAAACATCAGCTTATACCATTTTTTCGCTAACTCTGGGAAAAACCTTTTATATAGCTAACGATGTGGTATACGCCAAGGCAGGTGTAGAAAACATTTTTGATGAATACTATTCAACGTATGCAGATTGGAAAAATGTTCCTAGAATGGGACGCAATTTCTTCATTACACTTTCATATAAAATCAATTAA
- a CDS encoding Rrf2 family transcriptional regulator — protein MLSNACKYAIRAILYLAIHSDETNKIGVKKIAEDLETPQPFLAKLLRQLTSNKLVSSTKGPGGGFFLDKNNKEKSIWDVICCIDGTHKFDKCFLGLSKCSDKNPCPVHFTVSPFKKKILNEFRDKTISKLVEEIEIEGTVISLKGFDLK, from the coding sequence ATGCTATCTAATGCTTGTAAATATGCTATAAGGGCTATACTTTATCTGGCAATACACTCTGATGAGACTAACAAAATAGGTGTAAAAAAAATTGCTGAAGACTTAGAAACTCCTCAACCTTTTTTAGCCAAATTATTAAGGCAATTGACCTCAAATAAGCTGGTTTCCTCGACTAAAGGTCCCGGGGGAGGTTTTTTTCTGGATAAAAACAATAAAGAGAAATCGATTTGGGATGTCATCTGTTGTATTGACGGCACTCATAAATTTGACAAATGTTTTCTTGGGTTATCAAAATGTAGTGATAAAAACCCCTGTCCTGTACATTTTACTGTATCTCCTTTCAAGAAAAAAATATTGAATGAATTTAGAGATAAAACGATTTCAAAACTTGTTGAAGAAATTGAAATAGAAGGAACTGTAATTTCTTTAAAGGGGTTTGATTTGAAATAA
- the nrdD gene encoding anaerobic ribonucleoside-triphosphate reductase, translated as MIRLSDDQIANKIDFITHYLDSTNAADGSKVDANANVTSKNIATMEAELNKDINIQVNRALVKQKIAALYGDDLAEEYIRQIESHEIYVHDETSLKPYCVSISMYPFLLDGLTKLGGESKAPKHLESYCGEFVNLVFAVSSQFAGALATVEFLMYFDHFAAKDLGEDYLQTHEKRIANHLQHVVYAVNQPAAARGYQSVFWNISLYDEAYFNSMFGDFVFPDMTKPKWESVKKLQDFFMKWFNKERKRAVLTFPVVTAAMLVKNGTPVDREFTEMCAQELSDGNSFFIYQSENADSLASCCRLRNEISDNTFSYSLGAGGVATGSINVITLNMNRLIQKKADMVEEVQKVHKYQVAYRTLIDEYNEAGLLPVYQAGFIALDKQFLTVGINGMVEAAESQGIEASNNTAYKNFVNRYLKAIYQENRAAKEKYGYMFNTEFVPAENLGIKNAKWDKEDGLFVPRDCYNSYFYAVEDNKVNALDKIMLHGKEIIQYLDGGSALHLNLEEAPNKDGFIKLIHATAAAGCNYFCFNIKITICNECSHIDKRTMSMCGDCGSKNVDHATRVIGYLKRVSNFSSGRQGEHQLRHYHTQPEKPNLANKRIEILTENQPEYQIDDHAQNLEVIKT; from the coding sequence ATGATACGACTTTCAGATGATCAAATAGCAAATAAAATAGACTTTATAACTCATTATTTAGATTCTACCAATGCAGCAGACGGTTCTAAAGTAGATGCTAACGCCAATGTAACTTCAAAAAACATTGCAACAATGGAAGCAGAATTAAATAAAGATATTAATATACAGGTAAATAGGGCATTGGTAAAACAAAAAATAGCTGCTCTGTATGGCGATGATCTGGCAGAAGAATATATAAGGCAGATAGAGTCACATGAAATATATGTACATGATGAGACTTCACTAAAACCATATTGCGTTTCTATAAGTATGTATCCGTTCTTATTAGATGGACTTACAAAACTAGGAGGCGAAAGCAAAGCGCCAAAACATCTTGAGAGTTATTGTGGTGAGTTTGTTAACCTTGTCTTTGCAGTAAGTTCACAGTTTGCAGGAGCATTGGCGACCGTAGAGTTTTTGATGTATTTTGATCATTTTGCTGCTAAAGATCTTGGAGAAGATTATTTACAGACTCATGAAAAACGCATTGCAAATCATTTACAACATGTAGTTTATGCGGTTAATCAACCCGCCGCCGCAAGAGGGTATCAATCCGTATTTTGGAACATCTCACTATACGACGAAGCCTATTTTAATAGTATGTTTGGAGATTTTGTATTTCCCGATATGACCAAACCAAAATGGGAAAGTGTAAAAAAACTACAAGACTTCTTTATGAAATGGTTCAATAAAGAACGAAAAAGAGCCGTGCTTACTTTTCCTGTAGTTACTGCGGCAATGTTAGTGAAAAATGGAACTCCTGTCGATAGAGAATTTACCGAAATGTGCGCACAAGAACTTAGCGATGGAAATTCTTTTTTTATATACCAATCCGAAAACGCAGATAGTTTAGCATCTTGTTGTCGTTTACGAAATGAAATTAGTGATAACACCTTTAGCTATTCTTTGGGTGCTGGCGGAGTAGCAACAGGGTCGATTAATGTAATCACTCTTAATATGAACCGGTTGATTCAAAAAAAGGCTGATATGGTTGAAGAAGTGCAAAAAGTTCATAAATATCAGGTTGCCTATAGAACACTTATAGACGAATATAATGAAGCGGGATTATTGCCTGTTTATCAAGCGGGTTTTATCGCATTGGACAAACAATTTTTAACAGTGGGTATTAACGGTATGGTAGAAGCTGCCGAAAGTCAGGGGATTGAAGCAAGCAATAACACAGCATATAAGAACTTTGTAAATAGATACCTAAAAGCAATTTACCAGGAAAACAGGGCAGCAAAAGAAAAATACGGATATATGTTTAACACAGAATTCGTTCCTGCTGAAAATCTAGGGATAAAAAATGCAAAATGGGATAAAGAAGATGGACTATTTGTACCTAGAGATTGCTATAATTCATATTTCTATGCGGTCGAAGACAATAAAGTAAATGCTCTGGATAAAATAATGTTACACGGTAAAGAGATTATACAATATCTGGACGGAGGTTCTGCACTACACCTTAATCTCGAAGAAGCACCGAACAAAGACGGGTTTATAAAACTAATTCATGCAACGGCCGCTGCAGGATGTAACTATTTCTGTTTTAATATAAAAATTACAATATGCAATGAATGTTCACATATAGATAAGCGCACTATGTCTATGTGTGGTGATTGCGGTTCTAAGAATGTAGATCATGCTACCCGAGTAATAGGATATTTAAAACGAGTATCTAATTTTAGCTCTGGCCGACAGGGTGAACATCAATTAAGACATTACCATACGCAGCCTGAAAAACCTAATTTGGCAAATAAAAGAATTGAAATTTTGACAGAAAATCAACCCGAATACCAGATTGATGATCATGCCCAAAACTTAGAAGTTATTAAAACATGA
- the nrdG gene encoding anaerobic ribonucleoside-triphosphate reductase activating protein, producing the protein MIKRSFNSVMMNFYDFHIVLQEVPGEISICFSISGCPLRCKGCHSPFLWKKGSGEKLTKKIYKDILNQYSGFATCVVFMGGEWHKKELINNLKHAKEKGYKTCLYTGLEKVDDKILSQLTWIKTGRWDQSLGGLNSETTNQEFIEVKTNKRLNYLFIKN; encoded by the coding sequence ATGATAAAAAGGTCTTTTAATAGTGTAATGATGAATTTTTATGATTTTCATATAGTGCTTCAGGAAGTACCAGGGGAAATAAGTATATGTTTTAGTATTTCAGGGTGTCCTTTACGATGCAAAGGGTGTCATTCACCTTTTTTATGGAAAAAGGGGAGTGGAGAAAAATTAACTAAAAAAATATACAAGGATATACTCAATCAGTATTCTGGATTTGCTACCTGTGTTGTTTTTATGGGTGGAGAATGGCACAAAAAAGAATTGATAAACAACTTAAAACACGCTAAAGAGAAAGGATATAAAACCTGTTTGTATACAGGCTTAGAAAAAGTAGATGATAAAATCTTATCTCAATTAACCTGGATTAAAACCGGAAGATGGGATCAATCTCTTGGAGGACTAAATAGCGAAACCACCAATCAAGAATTTATAGAAGTAAAAACCAATAAGCGACTTAATTACTTATTTATTAAAAATTAA